Proteins co-encoded in one Deltaproteobacteria bacterium genomic window:
- a CDS encoding lysophospholipid acyltransferase family protein translates to MDVGGLRAALRFDSGGWRRFAELGCVWGPEWWKRSSPPVIAAIIFSIARAQRGAVLRNQRRVRGRRSWLIERWDAYRVFAEFARSLTESMEQWGPRPRPIAFEVRDTECIRAALAEGRGLVIPTAHFGGWEVGARFLADLGRPVNLVVAHEPNPTVQRFMHQLRTRHGIRLIYSDRTVFAALPVLDALRRHEVVGMQIDPWAGPQGSHAIDFCGAPARFQLGPFAIARVAHAPVVPVFAVRTGIRRYELRTAGRFDPVTPADAVTALHATVRAYERLVRERPQQWLMFDDVWRDAAAGAPAYEMVPQASGLRRR, encoded by the coding sequence ATGGACGTCGGGGGGCTGCGGGCGGCGCTCCGCTTCGACAGCGGCGGCTGGCGGCGCTTCGCGGAGCTCGGGTGCGTGTGGGGGCCCGAGTGGTGGAAGCGCAGCTCGCCGCCCGTGATCGCGGCGATCATCTTCTCGATCGCCCGCGCGCAGCGGGGGGCCGTGCTGCGCAACCAGCGCCGGGTGCGCGGGCGCCGCTCCTGGCTGATCGAGCGGTGGGATGCGTACCGCGTGTTCGCCGAGTTCGCGCGCTCGCTCACCGAGAGCATGGAGCAGTGGGGACCGCGGCCCAGGCCGATCGCCTTCGAGGTCCGCGACACCGAGTGCATCCGCGCGGCGCTGGCCGAGGGCCGCGGGCTGGTCATCCCGACGGCGCACTTCGGTGGCTGGGAGGTAGGGGCGCGTTTCCTCGCCGACCTCGGGCGCCCCGTCAACCTCGTCGTGGCGCACGAGCCGAATCCGACCGTCCAGCGCTTCATGCACCAGCTCCGCACCCGGCACGGGATACGGCTCATCTACTCCGATCGCACGGTGTTCGCGGCGCTGCCCGTGCTCGACGCCCTCCGCCGCCACGAGGTGGTCGGCATGCAGATCGACCCCTGGGCCGGTCCGCAGGGCAGCCACGCGATCGACTTCTGCGGCGCGCCGGCGCGCTTCCAGCTCGGACCCTTCGCGATCGCGCGGGTCGCGCACGCGCCCGTCGTGCCGGTGTTCGCGGTGCGCACGGGCATCCGCCGCTACGAGCTGCGCACCGCCGGGCGCTTCGATCCGGTGACGCCGGCAGACGCGGTCACGGCCCTCCACGCGACGGTCCGCGCCTACGAGCGTTTGGTCCGCGAGCGACCGCAGCAGTGGCTCATGTTCGACGATGTCTGGCGCGACGCGGCCGCGGGGGCGCCCGCCTACGAGATGGTGCCCCAGGCGTCAGGGTTGCGGCGGAGGTAG
- a CDS encoding B12-binding domain-containing radical SAM protein: protein MRIQLVSPTHYLPDGSLHKTTRYWTSGITLPYLRALTPAPHRVEFTDELMADLDLARIEREADVVGLTAMGPQIRRAYDLADHFRARGKQVVLGGTWVTLAADESLRHADAVVAGEAEYVWADVLADLEAGRSRGIYRADRWHDLRNLPSIDPWSLPLLKPEAFRTSWLYRMYFFWPILFSRGCPHPCEYCAIQTYYERTYRTRPVDDVIEDVRRLGSIGARRLLFLDDNPVARPEEAKELFRRLIPLRVRWVSQATINIARDPDLLELAARSGATILSIGFESLSEESLAAVGKGFNRPSRFAEDIRRLRARGIQVIALIMVGLDGDTPESFAATLRWLDENQISFLKLFTPAPYPGTKFHADMLAAGRILDHDWGRYDYGTATVRPLHMTPAEMLDGFRRVYTGFYSVRSMLRRFVPPPRKRPLESLAMLVANAKVNRYLRRNPDAWGTIS, encoded by the coding sequence ATGCGCATCCAGCTCGTCTCGCCGACCCACTACCTGCCCGACGGCAGCCTCCACAAGACGACGCGCTACTGGACGAGCGGCATCACCCTCCCGTACCTGAGGGCGCTCACGCCGGCGCCCCACCGCGTGGAGTTCACCGACGAGCTGATGGCCGATCTCGACCTCGCGCGCATCGAGCGCGAGGCCGACGTCGTGGGCCTCACGGCCATGGGGCCGCAGATCCGCCGCGCCTACGACCTCGCCGACCACTTCCGCGCGCGCGGCAAGCAGGTGGTCCTCGGCGGCACCTGGGTGACGCTCGCCGCGGACGAGTCGCTGCGCCACGCGGATGCCGTCGTCGCCGGCGAGGCCGAGTACGTCTGGGCCGACGTCCTCGCGGACCTGGAGGCCGGGCGCTCGCGCGGCATCTACCGCGCCGACCGCTGGCACGACCTCCGCAACCTTCCCTCGATCGACCCCTGGTCGCTGCCGCTGCTCAAGCCCGAGGCCTTCCGTACGAGCTGGCTCTACCGCATGTACTTCTTCTGGCCGATCCTCTTCTCCCGCGGCTGTCCGCACCCGTGCGAGTACTGCGCCATCCAGACCTACTACGAGCGGACGTACCGCACGCGGCCCGTCGACGACGTCATCGAGGACGTCCGCCGTCTCGGGTCGATCGGCGCTCGCCGCCTCCTCTTCCTGGACGACAACCCGGTCGCGCGCCCGGAAGAGGCCAAGGAGCTCTTCCGCCGCCTGATCCCGCTCCGCGTCCGGTGGGTCAGCCAGGCGACGATCAACATCGCCCGCGACCCCGACCTCCTCGAGCTCGCCGCCCGCTCCGGCGCCACGATCCTCTCGATCGGCTTCGAGAGCCTTTCCGAGGAGAGCCTCGCCGCCGTCGGCAAGGGCTTCAACCGCCCGAGTCGCTTCGCCGAGGACATTCGGCGCCTGCGTGCCCGCGGCATCCAGGTGATCGCGCTCATCATGGTCGGCCTCGACGGCGACACGCCGGAGAGCTTCGCGGCGACGCTCCGCTGGCTCGACGAGAACCAGATCAGCTTCTTGAAGCTCTTCACCCCGGCGCCGTATCCGGGCACGAAGTTCCACGCCGACATGCTCGCCGCCGGGCGGATCCTCGACCACGACTGGGGCCGCTACGACTACGGCACCGCCACCGTCCGCCCGCTCCACATGACGCCCGCCGAGATGCTCGACGGCTTCCGGCGCGTCTACACGGGCTTCTACTCCGTGCGCAGCATGCTCCGCCGCTTCGTCCCGCCGCCCCGCAAGCGGCCGCTCGAGTCGCTGGCGATGCTCGTCGCCAACGCCAAGGTGAACCGCTACCTCCGCCGCAACCCTGACGCCTGGGGCACCATCTCGTAG
- a CDS encoding response regulator: MRRSVAPHHHRILVVEDDIELRDALGQLLEAEGYLVEFALDGSEALDRLEVPQPPCLILLDLMMPRVDGWQFRAAQVRNPKMAAIPVIVCSGAGNVGEKAASLGIPSYLQKPLDPDALLTLVRRYCEEREPEPAELN; this comes from the coding sequence ATGCGACGTTCGGTGGCCCCGCATCACCACCGGATCCTCGTCGTCGAGGACGACATCGAGCTCCGGGACGCGCTCGGCCAGCTCCTGGAGGCGGAGGGCTACTTGGTCGAGTTCGCCCTCGACGGCAGCGAGGCGCTCGACCGGCTCGAGGTGCCCCAGCCGCCCTGCCTGATCCTGCTCGACCTCATGATGCCGCGCGTGGACGGCTGGCAGTTCCGCGCGGCACAGGTCCGCAATCCGAAGATGGCGGCCATCCCCGTCATCGTCTGCTCGGGCGCGGGCAACGTCGGCGAGAAGGCGGCAAGCCTCGGGATCCCGAGCTACCTTCAGAAGCCGCTCGATCCCGACGCGTTGCTGACGCTCGTGAGACGGTACTGCGAGGAGCGCGAGCCGGAGCCGGCCGAGCTGAATTGA
- a CDS encoding VCBS repeat-containing protein — MSRGWEGSGLASPPLLLAPAAKRMRSAPVLHRRDSYLRKIWAAGRRRAPVVVVAVALCDLAPPARAARWETTRKTVIDPINSELHRHLPSFVKARDLDAVLGLYATDTGSGLAWEGALPVYTGGEEQTFRWEGARGAERLADRYGRLLDVFGTIERAELRIDRVGWRQPSAEGYPASVRLIVRGTRPDGARAQLEQQALLRIARQGDHWRITREEITARQLVVRREPRYAVATEVAGIANVQSNGASPPFHLFGGAESPVRASSGSAVADVDGDGYEDIFLAGSPDAVLYRNNCDGTFTDVTEDAGLPRPYPAAATGALFFDYDNDGWPDLYVAAVAGGDHLFHNTGGGRFVDATASARIPPGRWASMATAADYDRDGFLDLYVVRMGDHENGAPRPNYNARNGVPSTLFHNNGDGTFTDVTARAGVGDTGWDLAGAWGDYDDDGWPDLYVANEFGGNALYHNEGNGTFTERSAAAGVNDGGAGMGVAWGDYDGDGRLDLFVSNMHANSGWALFHPDFPAPVPPLFRLLALFTPEVQRRTEAFLDRLTRGSTLFHNEGDGTFTDVSDRAGVRDAQWGWSAEFLDYDNDGRLDLYSVNGFISGPLLDDV; from the coding sequence ATGAGCCGAGGATGGGAGGGTAGCGGGCTGGCTTCACCTCCGCTCCTGCTTGCCCCTGCCGCAAAGCGGATGAGATCGGCCCCCGTGCTGCACAGACGCGACAGCTACCTACGCAAGATCTGGGCAGCCGGCAGACGACGCGCGCCGGTGGTCGTCGTCGCCGTCGCGCTCTGCGATCTCGCCCCGCCCGCCCGCGCCGCGCGCTGGGAAACCACCCGCAAGACGGTGATCGACCCGATCAACTCGGAGCTCCACCGGCATCTCCCATCGTTCGTCAAGGCTCGTGACCTGGACGCAGTCCTCGGCCTCTACGCCACGGACACGGGAAGCGGACTCGCGTGGGAAGGAGCTCTGCCCGTCTACACCGGCGGCGAGGAGCAGACGTTCCGCTGGGAGGGAGCGCGGGGCGCCGAGCGCCTTGCCGACCGCTACGGGCGCCTGCTCGACGTGTTCGGCACCATCGAGCGAGCGGAGCTGCGGATCGACCGGGTCGGGTGGCGGCAGCCAAGCGCGGAAGGCTACCCTGCCTCCGTCCGCTTGATCGTCCGCGGCACTCGGCCCGACGGCGCCCGGGCCCAGCTCGAGCAGCAGGCGCTCCTTCGCATCGCACGGCAGGGCGACCACTGGCGGATCACCCGCGAGGAGATTACCGCCCGGCAGCTCGTTGTCCGCCGCGAGCCGCGCTACGCGGTCGCGACCGAGGTCGCGGGCATCGCGAATGTCCAGAGCAACGGCGCCTCGCCGCCGTTCCATCTTTTCGGCGGCGCGGAGAGCCCCGTGCGGGCGAGCTCCGGCAGCGCGGTCGCGGACGTCGACGGCGACGGCTATGAGGATATCTTCCTCGCCGGCAGCCCCGACGCCGTCCTCTACCGCAACAACTGCGACGGGACCTTCACGGACGTGACAGAGGACGCCGGTCTGCCGCGGCCCTATCCCGCCGCCGCGACCGGCGCCCTCTTCTTCGACTACGACAACGACGGCTGGCCCGACCTCTACGTCGCCGCGGTCGCGGGCGGCGATCACCTGTTCCACAACACGGGCGGGGGCCGCTTCGTCGACGCGACTGCGAGCGCACGCATCCCGCCCGGCCGCTGGGCGAGCATGGCGACCGCCGCCGACTACGACCGTGACGGGTTCCTCGACCTGTACGTGGTCCGGATGGGAGACCACGAGAACGGCGCGCCACGACCGAACTACAACGCGCGCAATGGCGTCCCGAGCACGCTGTTCCACAACAACGGCGACGGGACGTTCACCGACGTGACTGCGCGTGCGGGGGTCGGCGACACCGGCTGGGACCTTGCCGGCGCCTGGGGCGACTATGACGACGACGGCTGGCCGGACCTTTACGTCGCCAACGAGTTCGGTGGCAACGCGCTCTACCACAACGAGGGCAATGGGACCTTCACCGAGCGGAGCGCTGCCGCCGGCGTGAACGACGGCGGCGCGGGCATGGGAGTTGCCTGGGGCGACTACGACGGCGATGGCCGCCTCGACCTCTTCGTTTCGAACATGCACGCCAACTCCGGCTGGGCGCTCTTCCACCCCGACTTCCCGGCGCCCGTCCCACCGCTCTTCCGTCTGCTCGCCCTCTTCACCCCCGAGGTCCAGCGGCGGACCGAGGCGTTCCTCGATCGGCTCACGCGTGGCAGCACTCTCTTCCACAACGAGGGCGACGGCACCTTCACCGACGTGAGCGACAGGGCCGGCGTGCGGGACGCCCAGTGGGGCTGGTCGGCGGAATTCCTCGACTACGACAACGACGGCCGGCTCGACCTCTACAGCGTGAACGGGTTCATCTCCGGTCCCCTCCTGGACGACGTCTGA